A stretch of the Streptococcus himalayensis genome encodes the following:
- a CDS encoding IS630 family transposase (programmed frameshift), with product MNATQEQITELKSALQAKHLSAYHKRIQAVYLRSQKLTYKAISDLIGLSHDTIWRLVKKYEQEGLSALTHDARGGRHRSYLTYEEEKAFLEEQFVGSASGQFVTIAEMHEAYQTKIGKQTTREGFYALLKRHGWRKVTPRPEHPKKQMPKRFWRLKIKSTFKKTRKRFKNSRRYQKVRLMYQDEAGFGRISKIGKSWVPKGVRPHVHSHYIREYRYCYGAVDAHTGESFFIIAGGCNTDWMNEFLRQLSQAYPNDYILLVMDKAVWHKSRTLEKPTNIGFEFIPPYTPEMNPIEQVWAEIRKRGFKNKAFKTLDDVINKLQEVIQGLHWSVLKPIVHRNWLFSDFDVK from the exons ATGAACGCTACACAAGAACAAATCACAGAACTCAAATCAGCTCTCCAGGCTAAACATCTCTCTGCCTATCACAAACGGATTCAAGCGGTCTATTTACGCTCTCAAAAGTTGACCTACAAGGCCATTTCTGACTTAATCGGTTTATCTCATGATACGATTTGGCGTTTGGTGAAAAAATATGAACAAGAAGGTCTCTCTGCCCTTACCCATGATGCACGAGGGGGGCGTCATCGTTCTTATCTTACTTACGAAGAAGAAAAAGCATTCTTAGAAGAACAGTTTGTTGGTAGTGCTTCAGGACAATTTGTCACTATTGCAGAAATGCACGAGGCTTACCAAACTAAAATTGGGAAACAAACAACGCGAGAAGGGTTTTATGCACTGTTGAAGCGTCACGGTTGGCGCAAAGTAACACCAAGACCTGAACACCCTAAAAAG CAGATGCCAAAACGATTTTGGCGTCTAAAAATAAAATCTACCTTCAAGAAGACGAGAAAGCGCTTTAAGAATAGTAGACGTTACCAGAAGGTCAGACTCATGTATCAAGATGAAGCAGGATTCGGACGGATTAGTAAAATTGGGAAGTCTTGGGTGCCAAAAGGAGTACGACCTCATGTTCACAGCCACTATATTCGAGAATATCGCTACTGCTATGGAGCTGTCGATGCCCATACGGGGGAATCTTTCTTTATCATTGCTGGGGGATGTAACACCGATTGGATGAATGAATTTTTAAGACAACTGTCTCAAGCCTACCCTAATGACTATATCTTACTCGTGATGGATAAGGCTGTATGGCATAAATCACGGACGTTAGAGAAACCTACCAACATTGGCTTTGAGTTCATTCCACCTTATACGCCTGAGATGAATCCCATTGAACAAGTCTGGGCTGAGATTCGTAAGAGAGGTTTCAAGAATAAGGCCTTTAAGACGCTAGACGATGTCATTAACAAGCTGCAAGAGGTGATTCAAGGTCTGCATTGGTCTGTGTTAAAACCCATTGTTCATAGAAATTGGCTCTTTTCAGATTTTGATGTTAAATGA